In the genome of Dermacentor silvarum isolate Dsil-2018 chromosome 1, BIME_Dsil_1.4, whole genome shotgun sequence, one region contains:
- the LOC119440041 gene encoding histone H2A-beta, sperm-like, whose translation MSGRAPAGEEEELSSSKSSRKSSRSPRAGLLFPVGRIHGMMKKRNIGDRISGTAPIYMAAVLEYLTSKVLQLAAIAARDNGQINPCHIKIAVRSDNDFKKLLWGVTMADGGTLLELCDGSQPRCNGSECADAASGRMPE comes from the coding sequence ATGTCCGGCCGGGCGCCAGCAGGCGAAGAGGAAGAGCTCTCCTCCAGCAAGAGCTCCAGGAAGAGCTCTCGATCGCCGCGAGCAGGACTTCTGTTCCCGGTAGGGCGCATCCATGGGATGATGAAAAAGAGGAACATTGGTGATCGTATCAGTGGTACCGCCCCCATATACATGGCGGCGGTGCTGGAGTACTTAACTTCGAAAGTGCTCCAGCTGGCGGCGATCGCGGCTCGCGACAATGGCCAGATCAATCCTTGCCATATAAAAATTGCTGTGCGCAGTGACAACGACTTCAAGAAGCTCCTGTGGGGTGTGACTATGGCCGATGGGGGCACGCTACTGGAGCTCTGCGACGGAAGTCAGCCGCGCTGCAACGGCTCCGAATGCGCCGATGCGGCTTCTGGAAGGATGCCAGAGTGA